From Campylobacter lari, one genomic window encodes:
- the pglF gene encoding UDP-N-acetylglucosamine 4,6-dehydratase (configuration-retaining), producing the protein MDYKSKRLGFFLGADILLFVISIYLSFSLRFSADIPSEFYEGMFKSAVILILLKIIFLAFFKIYQVAWRFFSLNEARKLVIALALAELVFLAIYYFYDDFFNPFPRSVIGIDFVLSCMLIGSLRISKRMIVDFRKPKYNEEHPCIVVGATSKALHLLKGAKEGSLGLFPVAVVDERKNLIGTYCDKFIVEEKEAIRKYTAEGIHTAIIALKLEQEELKKLFDELIAYGINDIKLFSFTQNEARDISIEDLLARKPKDLDNACVIDFIKDKVVLVSGAGGTIGSELCKQCIKFGAKRLIMLDHSEYNLYKINEELSLHKEKIEPIMMSILDKEALEKLLQEKNIDLILHAAAYKHVPLCEQNPHSAILNNIIGTKNLIDLAKAYKVAKFVMISTDKAVRPTNIMGCTKRICELYTLSSSCENFEVACVRFGNVLGSSGSVIPKFKAQIAANEPLTLTHPDIVRYFMLVDEAVQLVLQAAAIAKGGELFVLDMGEPVKIMDLAQKMLLLSNKKLEIKITGLRKGEKLYEELLIHENDLKTQYESIFVTTSDLKDLKILNQEIEKLLHSTDPAKVLKEIVPEFNHNKNGE; encoded by the coding sequence ATGGATTATAAAAGCAAACGCTTAGGATTTTTTCTAGGCGCTGATATTTTACTTTTTGTTATAAGTATTTATTTGTCTTTTTCTTTACGCTTTAGTGCGGACATCCCAAGTGAATTTTATGAAGGTATGTTTAAAAGTGCTGTGATTTTGATTTTACTTAAAATCATTTTTCTAGCTTTTTTTAAAATTTATCAAGTTGCTTGGAGATTTTTCTCACTTAATGAAGCGCGTAAATTAGTCATCGCTTTAGCTTTGGCTGAGCTTGTATTTTTAGCAATTTATTATTTTTACGATGATTTTTTCAATCCTTTTCCAAGAAGCGTTATAGGAATAGACTTTGTTTTATCTTGTATGCTAATTGGAAGTTTGCGTATAAGCAAAAGAATGATAGTTGATTTTAGAAAGCCAAAATACAACGAAGAACATCCTTGTATAGTAGTTGGCGCCACTTCAAAGGCTTTGCATTTATTAAAAGGAGCTAAAGAAGGGAGCTTAGGACTTTTTCCTGTAGCTGTAGTAGATGAGCGTAAAAATTTAATAGGTACTTATTGTGATAAATTTATAGTTGAAGAAAAAGAAGCAATCAGAAAATATACCGCTGAAGGAATTCATACTGCTATCATTGCTTTAAAACTTGAGCAAGAAGAATTAAAAAAGCTTTTTGACGAACTCATTGCTTATGGGATTAATGATATAAAGCTTTTTTCTTTTACGCAAAATGAAGCAAGAGATATAAGTATCGAAGATTTATTAGCGCGTAAGCCAAAAGATTTGGATAATGCTTGCGTGATTGATTTTATCAAAGATAAAGTAGTTTTAGTTAGTGGAGCTGGTGGAACTATAGGAAGTGAGCTTTGCAAACAATGCATTAAATTTGGTGCAAAACGCTTGATCATGCTTGATCATAGTGAGTATAATTTATATAAAATCAATGAGGAATTAAGCTTACATAAAGAAAAAATCGAACCTATTATGATGAGTATATTAGACAAAGAAGCATTAGAAAAACTTTTACAAGAAAAAAACATAGATTTGATTTTACATGCAGCAGCTTACAAACATGTGCCTTTATGTGAGCAAAATCCACATTCAGCTATTTTAAATAACATCATAGGTACTAAAAATTTAATCGATCTTGCAAAAGCTTATAAGGTTGCTAAATTTGTTATGATAAGCACTGATAAGGCTGTAAGACCGACTAACATCATGGGTTGCACAAAAAGAATTTGTGAACTTTATACATTAAGTTCAAGTTGTGAAAATTTTGAAGTAGCTTGTGTGCGTTTTGGTAATGTTTTAGGGTCAAGTGGAAGTGTAATACCTAAATTTAAAGCTCAAATTGCAGCTAATGAGCCACTTACTCTTACTCATCCTGATATAGTGCGTTATTTTATGTTAGTAGATGAGGCTGTGCAACTTGTTTTACAAGCTGCGGCTATTGCTAAAGGTGGAGAATTATTTGTACTTGATATGGGTGAGCCTGTTAAAATCATGGACTTAGCTCAAAAAATGCTTTTACTTTCTAATAAAAAGTTAGAAATCAAAATCACTGGGCTTAGAAAAGGTGAAAAACTTTACGAAGAGCTTTTAATCCATGAAAATGATTTAAAAACTCAATATGAAAGTATATTTGTTACCACTAGTGATCTTAAAGATTTAAAAATTTTAAATCAAGAAATAGAAAAATTACTCCACAGCACAGATCCTGCAAAAGTTTTAAAGGAGATTGTGCCTGAATTTAATCACAATAAAAACGGAGAGTGA
- a CDS encoding chemotaxis response regulator CheY, giving the protein MKLLVVDDSSTMRRIIKNTLVRLGHKDVLEAEHGVEAWDLLSQNDDIKILITDWNMPEMNGLELVKKVRAEEKYADMPIIMVTTEGGKAEVITALKAGVNNYIVKPFTPQVLKEKLEDVLGTNEG; this is encoded by the coding sequence GTGAAGTTATTAGTAGTTGATGATAGTTCTACCATGAGAAGAATAATCAAAAATACCCTTGTAAGATTAGGCCACAAGGATGTTTTAGAAGCTGAACACGGGGTTGAAGCTTGGGATTTACTTTCACAAAATGATGATATTAAAATTTTAATTACTGACTGGAATATGCCTGAAATGAATGGCTTGGAATTAGTAAAAAAAGTAAGAGCGGAAGAAAAATATGCTGATATGCCAATTATTATGGTAACTACAGAAGGTGGTAAAGCAGAAGTTATTACCGCCTTAAAAGCAGGCGTAAATAACTATATTGTAAAACCTTTTACTCCTCAAGTGTTAAAAGAAAAACTTGAAGATGTTTTAGGAACAAACGAAGGCTAA
- a CDS encoding 50S ribosomal protein L11 methyltransferase, translating to MQTHYYELFFQTDKEYLDLFLDLIFSLEIDAIEEKNNGIYIRSEEDIELIKIALHDFHQKLCQKLNTHINFHSTLEKKENKNWIEEYKKGIQALTIDNIHIHTTWQEAKQDKINIIIDPALAFGSGHHESTYTCIEFLQKYTDNSKFCLDVGCGSGILSIIMAKLGAKVQACDTDELAIVASKENAKLNQVSFDDIWVGSINKSLHKYDIVVANIIADILIILEKDLKEKTKEGGILILSGILNKYEERIKNKFKDFTLLECKHKGEWLSLVYKKELQ from the coding sequence ATGCAAACACATTATTACGAACTTTTTTTTCAAACAGACAAGGAATATTTAGATTTATTCCTTGATCTTATCTTTTCTCTAGAGATAGACGCTATAGAAGAAAAAAACAATGGTATTTATATAAGATCAGAAGAAGATATAGAACTCATTAAAATAGCCTTGCATGATTTTCATCAAAAATTATGTCAAAAACTAAATACTCATATTAATTTCCACTCTACCTTAGAAAAAAAAGAAAATAAAAATTGGATAGAAGAGTATAAAAAAGGTATACAAGCTTTGACGATCGATAATATCCACATTCATACCACTTGGCAAGAAGCTAAACAAGATAAAATTAATATCATTATAGATCCTGCTCTAGCTTTTGGCTCAGGACATCATGAGAGTACTTATACTTGTATAGAATTTCTACAAAAATATACAGATAATTCCAAATTTTGCTTAGATGTGGGTTGTGGAAGTGGAATTTTAAGCATTATCATGGCAAAACTTGGAGCCAAAGTACAAGCTTGCGATACAGATGAATTAGCTATAGTTGCAAGTAAAGAAAACGCGAAATTAAATCAAGTTAGCTTTGATGATATTTGGGTAGGTTCTATTAATAAAAGCTTACATAAATATGATATAGTTGTGGCAAATATCATTGCCGATATATTGATCATACTAGAAAAAGATCTTAAAGAAAAAACCAAAGAAGGTGGAATTTTGATCTTATCTGGTATATTAAATAAATATGAAGAAAGGATTAAAAATAAATTCAAAGATTTCACTTTGTTAGAATGCAAACACAAAGGAGAATGGTTGAGTTTAGTTTATAAAAAGGAATTGCAATAA
- the ftsH gene encoding ATP-dependent zinc metalloprotease FtsH, whose amino-acid sequence MNKKPNDLKDNQNNNNFFNKNPIFIFAIFAIVMILLFKGFSDDGSMGIMGGENTKKVTYSELKTLIENNQIAQVNIGQTTIKAVSKAGNMVYITKKVPNDATFVPLLDSKGVSYGAFNESNWFIDILLSWVLPVFIFFGIWMFLASRMQKNMGGSILGIGSSKKLVNSEKPKVKFNDVAGVEEAKEEVKEIVDFLKYPERYINLGAKIPKGLLLVGPPGTGKTLLAKAVAGEADVPFFSVSGSSFIEMFVGVGASRVRDLFENAKKEAPAIVFIDEIDAIGKSRAASGMMGGNDEREQTLNQLLAEMDGFGTESSPVIVLAATNRPEVLDAALLRPGRFDRQVLVDKPDFKGRCDILKVHMKDVKISPEVKVEDIARLTAGLAGADLANIINEAALLAGRDSKKHVEQKDLVEAVERAIAGLEKKSRRINDKEKKIVTYHECGHALIAETTKGAKKVSKVSVIPRGLAALGYTLNTPEENKFLMQKHELLAEVDVLLGGRAAEEIFIKEISTGASNDLERATDIIKAMISMYGMSEIAGLMVLEKQRNTFLSGGQTVKDYSDKMAQDLDEYVKKTLDERYAGVKEILKTYSGAIEVMVQALYEEETIDGAKVREIIKNYEEENNLPTRLEEKEQEATKED is encoded by the coding sequence ATGAATAAAAAACCAAATGATTTAAAAGATAATCAAAACAATAATAACTTTTTTAACAAAAATCCCATTTTTATTTTTGCTATTTTTGCCATTGTGATGATTCTTTTATTTAAAGGATTTTCAGATGATGGTAGCATGGGTATTATGGGCGGAGAAAACACTAAAAAAGTTACTTATTCTGAATTAAAAACTTTAATTGAAAATAATCAAATTGCCCAAGTTAATATAGGTCAAACTACTATAAAAGCTGTATCTAAAGCAGGAAATATGGTATATATTACCAAAAAAGTTCCAAATGATGCTACTTTTGTTCCTTTGCTTGACTCAAAAGGCGTTTCCTATGGTGCTTTTAATGAAAGCAATTGGTTTATAGATATCTTACTTTCTTGGGTTTTGCCAGTATTTATTTTCTTTGGTATATGGATGTTTTTAGCTTCTCGTATGCAAAAAAATATGGGTGGATCTATACTTGGTATAGGAAGTTCTAAAAAACTTGTAAATTCAGAAAAACCGAAGGTTAAATTTAATGATGTTGCAGGTGTTGAAGAAGCAAAAGAAGAAGTTAAAGAAATTGTTGATTTTCTAAAATATCCTGAAAGATACATTAATCTTGGAGCAAAAATTCCAAAAGGACTTTTGCTTGTTGGCCCTCCAGGTACAGGTAAAACTTTGCTTGCAAAAGCAGTAGCAGGCGAAGCTGATGTGCCATTTTTTAGCGTATCAGGTTCATCTTTTATAGAAATGTTTGTTGGTGTTGGTGCTAGCAGGGTTAGAGATTTGTTTGAAAATGCTAAAAAAGAAGCTCCAGCTATTGTATTTATAGATGAAATCGATGCTATAGGTAAATCACGTGCAGCAAGCGGTATGATGGGCGGAAATGATGAAAGAGAGCAAACTTTAAATCAACTTCTAGCTGAAATGGATGGTTTTGGTACCGAAAGCTCACCAGTAATTGTTCTAGCAGCGACAAATCGCCCTGAAGTACTTGATGCAGCACTACTTAGACCGGGGCGTTTTGATAGGCAAGTTTTGGTAGATAAGCCTGATTTTAAAGGTAGATGTGATATTTTAAAAGTCCATATGAAAGATGTTAAAATTTCACCTGAAGTAAAAGTAGAAGATATTGCAAGATTAACAGCAGGTCTTGCGGGTGCTGATTTGGCAAATATCATTAATGAAGCAGCTTTGCTTGCAGGTAGAGATTCTAAAAAACATGTGGAACAAAAAGACTTGGTAGAGGCAGTAGAAAGAGCCATAGCAGGACTTGAGAAAAAATCACGCAGAATTAATGATAAAGAGAAAAAAATCGTAACTTATCATGAGTGCGGCCATGCTTTAATAGCTGAAACTACAAAAGGTGCTAAAAAAGTAAGTAAAGTTTCTGTTATTCCTCGTGGTTTAGCAGCTTTAGGATATACACTCAATACCCCTGAAGAAAATAAATTTTTAATGCAAAAACATGAACTTTTAGCTGAAGTTGATGTGCTTTTAGGAGGACGCGCGGCTGAAGAAATTTTCATTAAAGAAATTTCAACAGGCGCAAGCAATGACCTTGAGCGTGCAACTGATATTATCAAAGCTATGATTTCTATGTATGGTATGAGTGAAATTGCTGGCTTAATGGTACTTGAAAAGCAAAGAAATACTTTCTTAAGTGGTGGGCAAACTGTAAAAGATTATTCTGATAAAATGGCTCAAGATTTAGATGAGTATGTAAAGAAAACATTGGATGAACGCTATGCGGGTGTAAAAGAAATTTTAAAAACCTATAGCGGTGCTATAGAGGTGATGGTACAAGCACTCTATGAAGAAGAAACTATTGATGGTGCCAAAGTAAGAGAGATTATTAAAAACTATGAAGAAGAAAATAATCTTCCAACACGCCTAGAAGAAAAAGAGCAAGAAGCTACTAAGGAAGACTAA
- a CDS encoding phosphatidylserine decarboxylase translates to MKTNFIAKTGWSLLIVLAIVFAIFQFIWGFSWLLWCIFIFFIYLFRTKKIDYIADPNTIIAPIEGKIKCIKTSSYKELGECIEVQIINNIFSQGNIIAPLDMNIEETRIRHGLFLCPFMKNTNLMGERMLFLANSKSKQWALRVIFGALNRKAHIDDFGHHLNHGQNIGFMFDGSVSLLLPKDTRICVNENDKVRIGTLIGYLNP, encoded by the coding sequence ATGAAAACAAATTTTATTGCAAAAACTGGTTGGAGTTTGCTTATAGTTCTAGCTATAGTTTTTGCAATATTTCAATTTATATGGGGATTTTCTTGGCTTTTATGGTGTATTTTTATATTTTTTATTTATCTTTTTAGAACTAAAAAAATTGATTATATAGCAGATCCAAACACCATTATAGCTCCCATAGAAGGAAAAATCAAATGTATCAAAACAAGCTCATATAAAGAGCTTGGCGAGTGTATAGAAGTGCAAATTATCAATAATATTTTTTCCCAAGGAAATATCATAGCTCCGCTTGATATGAATATAGAAGAAACTAGAATAAGGCATGGACTTTTTTTATGTCCATTTATGAAAAATACAAATTTAATGGGTGAAAGAATGTTATTTTTAGCTAATTCCAAGAGCAAACAATGGGCATTACGCGTTATTTTTGGAGCATTAAATAGAAAAGCTCATATTGATGATTTTGGCCATCATTTAAACCATGGACAAAATATAGGTTTTATGTTTGATGGCAGTGTGAGTTTATTACTTCCAAAAGACACTAGAATTTGCGTAAATGAAAATGATAAAGTACGCATTGGTACATTAATAGGGTATTTAAATCCATGA
- the pssA gene encoding CDP-diacylglycerol--serine O-phosphatidyltransferase produces MNFKLIYILPNLFTAASIFLGIISVIASINQNFDKALIYIILSLICDGLDGRVARATNSTSKFGVEFDSLADLIAFGVAPAMLFYMSIGYEYGRFGSLIAGLFVVFGAIRLARFNVTTGTYEPSVFIGLPIPTAAVVSALWVSAYLYYDFLHDFSLIIICIQMLLAFLMVSNIRYPSFKKIDLKRANVLKVLILLVILFSMLYLYFLESALIIASLYVLYGIVRSFFTLARKFKKY; encoded by the coding sequence ATGAATTTTAAACTAATTTATATTTTACCTAATCTTTTTACAGCCGCTTCCATATTTTTAGGTATTATTTCAGTGATTGCTTCTATTAATCAAAACTTTGATAAAGCATTAATTTATATCATTTTATCATTAATTTGCGATGGTTTAGATGGACGCGTTGCAAGAGCTACCAACTCTACTTCTAAATTTGGAGTTGAGTTTGACTCACTAGCTGATTTAATAGCCTTTGGTGTAGCACCTGCTATGCTTTTTTATATGAGCATAGGTTATGAATATGGTCGTTTTGGCTCATTAATAGCTGGTTTATTTGTAGTTTTTGGCGCTATACGCTTGGCAAGATTTAATGTCACAACAGGAACTTATGAACCATCGGTTTTTATAGGTCTACCTATACCAACAGCAGCAGTTGTAAGTGCTTTATGGGTAAGTGCTTATTTATATTATGATTTTTTACATGATTTTTCTTTAATAATAATATGTATCCAAATGCTTCTAGCCTTTTTAATGGTAAGCAACATAAGGTATCCAAGTTTTAAGAAAATCGATCTAAAAAGAGCAAATGTTTTGAAGGTGTTAATCCTTTTAGTAATTTTATTTTCTATGCTTTATCTGTATTTTTTAGAAAGTGCATTGATTATTGCTAGTTTATATGTGCTTTATGGGATTGTTCGTAGTTTTTTTACCCTAGCTCGTAAATTTAAAAAATATTAA
- a CDS encoding tyrosine-type recombinase/integrase, translating into MSFKSYSELFLKISQNNYKVSTHYKVNGIIKNRLSYFFEYDISEIKPSIIKNWISNINDVSIKSKKHYLGILSQIFDLALDDEIILKNPTKNIKLPKHQKKRIKPFSKDEVLKIIDFSKKYNDKFQIFLKLGFFTGMRTGEILALKINDIDFKAKTININSTRSRFGESTPKTFYSIRKIPLFNVIYSDLYEYVHKYKNNTYLLETQYSDPYKDDYVFSRNYWKIILKDLNLEYRRLYSMRHTFATNALLSKSLSPIELSKILGHSNCEMVYKVYVSYINNLEKNIDFDINIY; encoded by the coding sequence ATGTCTTTTAAATCATATTCTGAATTATTTTTGAAAATTTCTCAAAATAACTATAAAGTTTCAACACATTATAAAGTTAATGGTATTATTAAAAATCGTCTTTCTTATTTTTTTGAATATGATATAAGTGAAATTAAACCATCCATTATAAAAAACTGGATAAGCAATATTAATGATGTAAGTATTAAGTCAAAAAAGCATTATTTAGGTATTTTAAGTCAGATATTTGATTTAGCTTTAGACGATGAAATAATTTTAAAAAATCCAACAAAGAATATAAAACTTCCAAAACATCAAAAAAAACGCATTAAGCCATTTTCTAAAGATGAAGTTCTAAAAATTATTGATTTTAGTAAAAAATATAATGATAAATTTCAAATATTTTTAAAATTAGGTTTTTTTACTGGTATGAGAACTGGTGAGATTTTGGCATTAAAAATAAATGATATAGATTTTAAAGCTAAAACTATAAATATAAACTCTACTCGGTCGCGATTTGGAGAAAGCACTCCTAAAACTTTTTATAGCATTCGAAAAATACCTTTATTTAATGTTATTTATAGTGATTTATATGAGTATGTTCATAAATACAAAAATAATACTTATCTTTTGGAAACTCAGTATTCAGATCCTTATAAAGATGATTATGTTTTTAGTCGAAATTATTGGAAAATAATTTTAAAAGATTTAAATTTAGAATATAGACGACTTTATTCAATGCGTCATACATTTGCAACTAATGCACTTTTATCAAAGTCTTTAAGTCCTATTGAGTTAAGTAAAATCTTAGGTCATTCAAATTGTGAAATGGTTTATAAAGTTTATGTTTCTTATATAAATAATTTAGAAAAGAATATTGATTTTGATATAAATATTTATTAA
- a CDS encoding replication endonuclease produces MENNLFNQSINYNLKKDGIMSDAVAHNDSSCQFNKKLLPLSYGLSLKDLELCNLKLDNQRNYLSNRFYTSFTGEIKSFLDLSYSANFGKKYYAELVNRCNVISSLQFDYDLMPVFLTITLNGCFRNALKGDFTSFKPFDRKYLDYSLNYKININEAFTIKDLIKLLNYQWNLFIMRIHRKYKGLKKLYIRCFEPHKKDGVPHIHALIYIPKYAFNYTFEIYKKIFYAPQNLKQGNKLTKEQVLNGEINGFQWSLNNPTGYVMKYIYKTFINFNDRHDLDFLSAWYVKHKVRRFLTSKTPVPLWIYRKINFFKKDFYNLFDFINNDDCICEWSFDKQYFCFMNDKETIEYDNCKLIYKFMGRIVYQYEKEKHPKLYKRYKKISFKKRENTGILSVMRNNKHPLSDYALMKLIQSDDFKYCGIDGKILYHVNLAIERGLIDAKKIKINDIDDLEDYLIEKGYKYVF; encoded by the coding sequence ATGGAAAATAATTTATTTAATCAATCAATAAATTACAATCTAAAAAAAGATGGCATTATGAGCGACGCAGTCGCACATAATGACAGCTCTTGTCAATTTAATAAAAAACTCTTACCTTTAAGTTATGGACTAAGTTTAAAAGATTTAGAGCTGTGTAATTTAAAATTAGATAATCAAAGAAATTATCTTTCTAATAGATTTTATACTTCTTTTACCGGTGAAATAAAATCTTTTTTAGATTTGTCATATTCTGCTAATTTTGGTAAAAAATATTATGCTGAGCTTGTTAATCGTTGTAATGTTATTTCAAGCTTACAATTTGATTACGATCTAATGCCTGTTTTTTTGACTATTACTCTTAATGGTTGTTTTAGAAATGCTTTAAAAGGCGATTTTACTTCTTTTAAACCATTTGATAGAAAATATCTTGATTATTCTTTAAATTATAAAATAAATATTAATGAAGCTTTTACAATTAAAGATTTAATTAAACTATTAAATTATCAATGGAATTTATTTATTATGAGAATTCATAGAAAATATAAAGGTTTAAAAAAGCTTTATATCAGGTGCTTTGAACCGCATAAAAAGGACGGAGTTCCACATATTCACGCTTTAATTTATATTCCTAAATATGCGTTTAATTATACTTTTGAAATATATAAAAAAATATTCTATGCACCTCAAAACTTAAAACAAGGCAATAAACTTACAAAAGAACAAGTTTTAAATGGTGAAATTAATGGTTTTCAATGGTCTTTAAATAATCCTACCGGCTATGTTATGAAATATATTTATAAAACTTTTATTAATTTCAATGATAGACATGATTTAGATTTTTTAAGTGCGTGGTATGTTAAGCATAAAGTAAGAAGATTTTTAACTTCTAAAACTCCTGTTCCATTATGGATATATAGAAAAATTAATTTTTTTAAAAAAGATTTTTATAATTTATTTGATTTTATAAATAATGATGATTGTATCTGTGAATGGAGTTTTGATAAGCAATATTTTTGTTTTATGAATGATAAGGAAACTATAGAGTATGATAATTGTAAATTAATTTATAAATTTATGGGAAGAATTGTATATCAGTATGAAAAAGAAAAACATCCTAAATTATATAAAAGATATAAAAAAATATCATTCAAAAAAAGAGAAAATACAGGCATTCTCTCTGTAATGAGAAATAATAAACATCCATTAAGTGATTATGCACTTATGAAATTAATTCAAAGCGATGATTTTAAATATTGTGGTATTGATGGAAAAATTTTATATCATGTGAATTTAGCTATTGAACGCGGGCTTATTGATGCTAAAAAAATAAAAATAAATGATATTGATGATTTAGAAGATTATTTGATTGAAAAAGGTTATAAATATGTCTTTTAA
- a CDS encoding type II secretion system protein GspD: MKKQLVLILLSFSFLFGHTFSNNIFEYAELASTYNNVDILVSSNINPDKYIFYTNKNFPNITLDVFESALKLQNLKLAFTGSFYYVYENNFKDNNLSYLKNKNNNKNLRYIRLNKNSYDDISSLLNIYDINSTYIYRSNSISFLSDDFIYSKLKSAINDIDGFDLKQLKFKITILETNLDNLKDMGSTLKARLKNNSINNFNFYVNLITIPYSTENNIIEVDKKSFYSTLSFLENKGITKIVSNPFLVARSNSEVFFSSVQNIPFLKSTTQVSNTEVAQNSSYDYKDVGLQVRLKPLIIGDLVDFDLHLIVEDLISNNNLTPITSKKELKSSYTLKRGDLLVLSGINKQTNINYESGIPLLKDIWLLGYLFKIERNQVSNTVLTLSIEIL, from the coding sequence ATGAAAAAACAACTAGTTTTAATTCTTTTAAGTTTTAGTTTTTTATTTGGTCATACTTTTTCAAATAATATATTTGAATATGCTGAGTTAGCTTCCACTTATAATAATGTTGATATTTTGGTAAGTTCTAATATTAATCCTGATAAATATATTTTTTATACTAATAAAAATTTTCCTAATATTACTTTAGATGTTTTTGAAAGTGCTTTAAAGCTTCAAAATCTAAAGCTTGCTTTTACCGGATCTTTTTATTATGTGTATGAAAATAATTTTAAAGATAATAATTTAAGTTATTTAAAAAATAAAAATAATAATAAGAATTTAAGATATATAAGACTTAATAAAAATTCTTATGATGATATATCTTCTCTTTTAAATATTTATGATATTAATTCTACCTATATTTATCGTTCTAATTCTATTTCTTTTTTAAGTGATGATTTTATATATTCTAAGTTAAAAAGTGCTATTAATGATATTGATGGTTTTGATTTAAAACAATTAAAGTTTAAAATCACTATCTTAGAAACTAATCTTGATAATTTAAAAGATATGGGTTCTACCTTAAAAGCTCGTTTAAAAAATAATTCTATCAATAATTTTAATTTCTATGTTAATTTAATTACTATTCCTTATTCAACTGAAAATAATATTATTGAAGTTGATAAAAAGAGTTTTTATTCAACTCTTAGCTTTTTAGAAAATAAAGGTATTACCAAAATCGTTTCTAATCCTTTTTTGGTCGCTAGATCTAATTCTGAAGTGTTTTTTAGTTCTGTTCAAAATATTCCATTTTTAAAATCTACTACACAAGTTTCTAATACTGAAGTTGCTCAAAATTCAAGTTATGATTATAAAGATGTAGGATTACAAGTTAGGTTAAAACCTTTAATTATAGGTGATTTAGTTGATTTTGATTTACATTTAATTGTTGAAGATTTAATATCAAATAATAATCTAACTCCTATTACTTCTAAAAAAGAATTAAAATCATCTTATACACTTAAGCGGGGCGATTTATTGGTTTTAAGTGGAATTAATAAGCAAACTAATATTAATTATGAATCTGGTATTCCATTATTAAAAGATATTTGGCTTCTTGGTTATTTATTTAAGATAGAAAGAAATCAAGTTAGTAATACTGTCTTAACTCTCTCAATAGAAATATTATAA